A stretch of DNA from Candidatus Pantoea bituminis:
GACCTTTGTAACTCGACATCACGCCCTGCGCTGCATCTTCAATCACGAATAATCGGTGTTGAGTCGCCAGCGCCATAATGGTGTCCATTTCGCAAGCCACACCCGCGTAATGCACCGGCACAATAGCCCGGGTCTTATCTGTAATTGCCGCTTCGATCAGGTTTTCATCAATATTCAGCGTATCAGGCCGGACATCGACAAAGACGATTTTTGCGCCACGCAGTACGAACGCATTGGCCGTTGAAACAAAGGTATAGCTCGGCATGATCACTTCATCGCCGGGCTGAATATCAATCAGCAGCGCAGCCATTTCCAGTGATGCGGTGCAGGACGGCGTTAGCAGGACTTTTTACTGCTGAAGCGTTGTTCCATCCACTGTTGGCAACGACGTGTAAAACCGCCATCACCGCAGAGTTTGCCGCTGCTCATCGCCGACTGCATATAGTCGATTTCAGTGCCCACAATCGGGGGCGCATTAAATGGAATCATGACCTTTCCTGTAGAACCAGTACGCCGTGCTTTCCAGCCGCGCACCGCTGCGTAAATAAAGGCGCATCGCCGTGAGATTGCTAAGTTGGGTGGCAACACGTAATTGCTTTAATTGCCGAACCCGCGCCCAATCGGCGGCAGCGAGCATCAAGCGCAGGCCAACGCCGTTGCCTTGCGCTTCCGGTAGCACCGCCAGCAAACCGATACGCGCATCCCCGTCAACTTCACGCATCGAGACAAATCCCTGCAAAGCACCGGCTTCATCGCTGGCAACCAGGCATTGATTATCGAACGTGCCGCGCACGGCATTTTCAATCCACTGAGCATAGAAGCGGCCACTGTCATCTGCGGCATACCAAGGCGCACGAAAGCGGCTTTGATTAAAAACCTGCATTGCTGCGTCGCGTAGCGCAGGGATCTGAGATTCCCGGGCAATGCGAATGCCGGTTTGGCGTTCAGTGTGTTTAAGGGTGAGCGCTAAATCTGCCTCGCCTTCCACCAGTTGAAAACCGTGTTGGCCGAGCGCATCAATCACTTCCGCTTGTTCTGCAGGCACTTTAATGTGTTGCAGCGCGCAGGGATGTTGCACGGCAGTAGCCAACGGCGTTTCACCATCAAGCTCCAGCCGTACCGTATCAAGGCCGAAGAACTGGCTCTCCCATGCAAGGGGATTAATATTGACGAGGACGGGCATGCAATAAATCCAGCAAATACTGGCCGTAGCCAGTCTTAGTTAAGGCTTCAGACAGACAAAACTGCTTCATCGCCACACGCCTTTGGTATCTACAATCCAGGATTGCGTAACTTGCGCAGCATCAATGGCACGGAAAGCACGGTGATCAACCAGCATCACCAGCAAATCAGCTTGGTTAAGCGCCTCTTCGCAGGCAACTAACGTGGCATGTTCAGCCAGCGCAGACGGAATCTGGGTAATATTGGGCTCAACAACCCATGTAGCGCCGCTGTGCCATTCGGCTATCAGCTGTGCTACGCCCATCGCCGGGCTTTCGCGTAAATCATCGATATTCGGTTTAAACGCCAGACCAAAACAGGCGATGGTGAGCTCACTGGCACGTTTACCGGTTTGCACCAGGCAATCGGCTAAGGCTTTTTTCACCTGATCTAATACCCACTGCGGTTTGGCATCATTGACTTCGCGCGCAGTGCGA
This window harbors:
- the rffC gene encoding dTDP-4-amino-4,6-dideoxy-D-galactose acyltransferase, with translation MPVLVNINPLAWESQFFGLDTVRLELDGETPLATAVQHPCALQHIKVPAEQAEVIDALGQHGFQLVEGEADLALTLKHTERQTGIRIARESQIPALRDAAMQVFNQSRFRAPWYAADDSGRFYAQWIENAVRGTFDNQCLVASDEAGALQGFVSMREVDGDARIGLLAVLPEAQGNGVGLRLMLAAADWARVRQLKQLRVATQLSNLTAMRLYLRSGARLESTAYWFYRKGHDSI